From Streptomyces sp. NBC_00370, a single genomic window includes:
- a CDS encoding alpha/beta fold hydrolase, with protein METFVLVPGAWKGAWAFEAVVPPLERAGHTVHALTLTGLRPDDDDATVATANLDTHAEDVLRALDRHDITDGTLVGHSYAGMVIAAAADRAGGRISRLVHLDAYVPRDGESCWSATNDHFRGVFAAGATDTGYAVRPPAGGDPRRRPHPLAAFLQTIRLTGAFAKVPRREFVYCAGWEDRTPFTPLRTRLRTDPTWRVHDLPTAHNAMHEAPEAVAKILLGG; from the coding sequence ATGGAGACGTTCGTACTCGTACCCGGGGCATGGAAAGGGGCCTGGGCATTCGAGGCGGTGGTCCCGCCGTTGGAGCGGGCGGGGCACACCGTGCACGCCCTGACCCTGACCGGTCTGCGACCGGACGACGACGACGCGACGGTCGCGACGGCCAACCTCGACACGCACGCCGAGGACGTGCTGCGGGCCCTGGACCGGCACGACATCACCGACGGGACGCTGGTCGGGCACAGCTACGCCGGGATGGTGATCGCGGCGGCGGCCGACCGCGCGGGCGGGCGGATCTCGCGGCTGGTGCACCTGGACGCGTATGTACCGCGCGACGGTGAGTCGTGCTGGTCGGCGACGAACGACCACTTCCGGGGGGTGTTCGCCGCCGGCGCCACGGACACGGGCTACGCCGTCCGCCCCCCGGCGGGCGGCGACCCCCGCCGCCGCCCCCACCCCCTGGCCGCGTTCCTGCAGACGATCCGGCTCACGGGCGCGTTCGCGAAGGTCCCGCGCAGGGAGTTCGTCTACTGCGCGGGCTGGGAAGACCGAACACCGTTCACGCCCCTCCGCACCCGCCTCCGGACGGACCCCACCTGGCGGGTCCACGACCTCCCGACGGCCCACAACGCGATGCACGAGGCACCGGAGGCGGTGGCGAAGATCCTGCTGGGGGGTTGA
- a CDS encoding helix-turn-helix transcriptional regulator, producing MQSHARGHLVYAARGVLAVHGERGTAVVPANRVAWTPAGFTHQHRAHGDTDMRIVFLAPSLARLVPDRPVVFLASDLAREVLLALTGPRNYDTDADAPHHTRPAHTRPARSRLHRVLVDELREAHEQPLHLPEPRDDRLRAVSRLLYENPADNATLAELGRTTGASTRTLSRLFRDELGMTFYEWRTQLRVYHALVLLADSHDTTQTAYACGWANPSSFIAAFTHIIGTTPGRYRAERNAGPPG from the coding sequence GTGCAATCGCACGCCCGGGGACACCTGGTGTACGCGGCCCGCGGCGTCCTGGCCGTGCACGGCGAGCGCGGCACGGCGGTCGTGCCCGCCAACCGCGTCGCCTGGACGCCCGCCGGGTTCACGCACCAGCACCGCGCCCACGGCGACACCGACATGCGGATCGTCTTCCTCGCGCCGTCCCTCGCCCGGCTCGTCCCCGACCGTCCCGTCGTCTTCCTGGCTTCCGACCTCGCCCGCGAGGTCCTGCTCGCCCTGACCGGCCCCCGCAACTACGACACCGACGCCGACGCACCCCACCACACCCGCCCCGCCCACACCCGCCCCGCCCGCTCCCGCCTCCACCGCGTCCTCGTCGACGAGCTCCGCGAAGCACACGAACAGCCCCTGCATCTCCCCGAACCTCGGGACGACCGGCTGCGGGCCGTCTCCCGGCTGCTGTACGAGAATCCGGCGGACAATGCCACGCTGGCCGAACTCGGCAGGACCACCGGAGCCAGCACCCGCACCCTCAGCCGCCTCTTCCGCGACGAACTCGGCATGACGTTCTACGAGTGGCGCACCCAACTACGCGTCTACCACGCCCTCGTACTCCTCGCCGACAGCCACGACACCACGCAGACCGCCTACGCGTGCGGCTGGGCCAACCCCAGCAGCTTCATCGCCGCGTTCACCCACATCATCGGCACGACCCCCGGCCGCTACCGCGCAGAACGGAACGCGGGGCCGCCGGGGTGA
- a CDS encoding quinone oxidoreductase family protein, which translates to MRAIQFDEIGGPEVLKVTEVPVPEPGPGEVTVDVAYAGVNFADTKARATGYRVPSLPFRPGLEVAGRIRAVGAGVVGLAPGEQVAALTPQGGYAEVVVTPASFVFALPDGVPLRVGATLPTVLPTAHALLHEVGRLRAGETVLIQGAAGGVGLVAGQLARLGGAGGVYGVVSREEKVAEALKYGYDEVFVGDGFAEGVRAATGGRGVDLVLDPVGGDTLRRGLESLAIFGRLVSFGNASGAEAWQAGQPELYPRGLSVAGFSILTLAQTEPEALRAVAERSFALVAEGQVVLPITAEFPLGEVDEAHRLMETRTTTGKLLLSLG; encoded by the coding sequence ATGCGCGCGATCCAGTTCGACGAAATCGGCGGACCCGAGGTCCTCAAGGTCACCGAGGTCCCCGTACCGGAGCCCGGCCCCGGCGAGGTGACCGTCGATGTGGCCTACGCCGGGGTCAACTTCGCCGACACCAAGGCCAGGGCCACCGGATACCGGGTGCCGTCGCTTCCGTTCCGGCCCGGGCTGGAGGTCGCCGGGCGGATCCGCGCGGTCGGCGCGGGTGTCGTGGGACTCGCGCCGGGCGAGCAGGTCGCCGCCCTCACCCCGCAGGGCGGGTACGCCGAAGTCGTCGTCACTCCCGCGTCCTTCGTCTTCGCGCTGCCCGACGGTGTTCCGCTGCGGGTCGGCGCGACGCTGCCGACCGTACTGCCCACGGCGCACGCGCTGTTGCACGAGGTGGGGCGGCTGCGGGCGGGCGAGACCGTACTGATCCAGGGCGCGGCCGGCGGAGTCGGCCTGGTGGCAGGGCAGTTGGCCCGGCTGGGCGGTGCGGGCGGGGTGTACGGGGTGGTGTCCCGCGAGGAGAAGGTCGCGGAAGCGCTCAAGTACGGCTACGACGAGGTGTTCGTCGGCGACGGGTTCGCCGAAGGCGTCCGGGCCGCCACGGGCGGGCGGGGGGTGGACCTGGTCCTCGACCCGGTCGGCGGCGACACGCTGCGCCGCGGCCTGGAGTCGCTGGCGATCTTCGGCCGCCTGGTCTCCTTCGGAAACGCGAGCGGCGCGGAGGCCTGGCAGGCGGGCCAGCCCGAGCTGTACCCGCGCGGTCTCTCGGTGGCCGGCTTCTCGATCCTGACCCTGGCCCAGACGGAGCCGGAGGCGCTGCGCGCGGTGGCGGAACGCTCGTTCGCGCTGGTGGCGGAGGGGCAGGTCGTACTCCCGATCACGGCGGAATTCCCGCTGGGGGAGGTGGATGAGGCACACCGGCTGATGGAAACGCGCACCACTACGGGCAAGTTGCTGCTGAGCCTGGGGTGA
- a CDS encoding adenylosuccinate synthase gives MPALVLLGAQWGDEGKGKATDLLGGSVDYVVRYQGGNNAGHTVVVGDQKYALHLLPSGILSPSCVPVIANGVVVDPAVLLSELSGLNERGVDTSKLLISGNAHLITSYHTTMDKVTERFLGSRKIGTTGRGIGPSYADKINRVGIRIQDLYDESILLQKVEAALDFKNQVLAKLYNRRAVEAGQIVEELLGYADQLKPYVTDTVLVLNKAIEDDKVVLFEGGQGTLLDVDHGTYPFVTSSNPTAGGACTGSGVGPTKISRVIGILKAYTTRVGAGPFPTELFDEDGEALRRIGAERGVTTGRDRRCGWFDAVIARYATRVNGLTDFFLTKLDVLTGWEQIPVCVAYEIDGRRVEELPYSQSDFHHAKPIYEYLPGWSEDITKAKTFADLPKNAQRYVKSLEEMSGAPISAIGVGPGRTETIQINSFL, from the coding sequence GTGCCCGCACTTGTGCTGCTCGGTGCTCAGTGGGGTGACGAAGGCAAGGGAAAGGCCACCGACCTGCTCGGTGGGTCCGTGGATTATGTCGTGCGCTATCAGGGCGGCAACAACGCCGGCCACACGGTCGTCGTAGGCGACCAGAAATACGCACTGCATCTCCTCCCTTCCGGAATCCTCTCCCCGAGCTGTGTTCCCGTGATCGCCAACGGGGTGGTGGTCGACCCGGCCGTCCTGCTCTCCGAGCTGAGCGGACTCAACGAGCGCGGTGTCGACACGTCAAAGCTGCTGATCAGCGGTAACGCTCATCTGATCACCTCGTACCACACCACGATGGACAAGGTGACGGAACGCTTCCTCGGCTCGCGGAAGATCGGTACGACGGGGCGCGGCATCGGCCCGTCCTACGCCGACAAGATCAACCGGGTCGGCATCCGGATCCAGGACCTGTACGACGAGTCGATCCTGCTCCAGAAGGTCGAGGCGGCCCTGGACTTCAAGAACCAGGTCCTCGCCAAGCTCTACAACCGGCGCGCGGTCGAGGCCGGCCAGATCGTGGAGGAGCTGCTCGGGTACGCGGATCAGCTCAAGCCGTACGTGACCGACACGGTGCTGGTCCTCAACAAGGCCATCGAGGACGACAAGGTCGTCCTGTTCGAGGGCGGCCAGGGCACGCTCCTCGACGTGGACCACGGCACGTACCCCTTCGTCACCTCGTCCAACCCGACGGCGGGCGGCGCCTGCACGGGTTCGGGCGTGGGCCCGACGAAGATCAGCCGCGTCATCGGCATCCTCAAGGCGTACACGACGCGCGTCGGCGCGGGGCCGTTCCCGACGGAGCTGTTCGACGAGGACGGCGAGGCGCTGCGCCGCATCGGCGCCGAGCGCGGCGTCACGACGGGCCGCGACCGGCGGTGCGGCTGGTTCGACGCGGTGATCGCGCGGTACGCGACGCGGGTCAACGGGCTGACGGACTTCTTCCTCACGAAGCTGGACGTGCTGACCGGCTGGGAGCAGATCCCGGTGTGCGTGGCGTACGAGATCGACGGCCGGCGGGTGGAGGAACTCCCGTACAGCCAGTCGGACTTCCACCACGCGAAGCCGATCTACGAGTACTTGCCCGGGTGGTCGGAGGACATCACGAAGGCGAAGACGTTCGCGGACCTGCCGAAGAACGCGCAGCGGTACGTGAAGTCGCTGGAGGAGATGTCGGGGGCGCCGATCTCGGCGATCGGGGTCGGACCCGGTCGTACGGAGACGATCCAGATCAACTCGTTCCTGTAG
- a CDS encoding GbsR/MarR family transcriptional regulator: protein MSSSSVSSDGVAAERDEQAVARFIERFASELTAGGMQRTAARVFAALLASDDASLTSAELGIRLQISPAAVSGAISYLTQAGMVGREREPGSRRDRYHLHNELWYATFADRGSVLVRWQHTLSDGADSLGRDTPAGARVAETHAFFKFLHGELGGLMERWRQNRDELIAKER, encoded by the coding sequence ATGAGCAGCAGCAGCGTGAGCAGCGACGGGGTCGCCGCGGAGCGCGATGAGCAAGCCGTGGCGCGCTTCATCGAACGCTTCGCTTCCGAGCTGACGGCGGGCGGGATGCAGCGGACGGCCGCCCGGGTCTTCGCCGCGCTCCTCGCCTCCGACGACGCGAGCCTCACATCGGCCGAGCTGGGGATACGTCTGCAGATCAGCCCGGCCGCCGTGTCCGGCGCGATCAGCTACCTCACGCAGGCCGGCATGGTCGGCCGCGAACGCGAACCGGGCTCACGCCGCGACCGCTACCACCTGCACAACGAGCTCTGGTACGCCACCTTCGCCGACCGCGGCTCCGTGCTGGTCCGCTGGCAGCACACCCTCAGCGACGGCGCGGACTCACTGGGCCGGGACACACCGGCGGGCGCGCGGGTCGCGGAGACGCACGCGTTCTTCAAATTCCTGCACGGCGAGCTGGGCGGACTGATGGAGCGGTGGCGGCAGAACAGGGACGAGCTGATCGCGAAGGAGCGCTGA
- a CDS encoding ABC transporter ATP-binding protein encodes MTKAITVAGLHKSFGRTHALDGLDLAVEAGEVHGFLGPNGAGKSTAIRVLLGLLRADSGAAQLLGGDPWKDAVDLHRRVAYVPGDVTLWRNLSGGEVIDLYGRLRGGLDTARRARLVERFELDPTKKGRTYSKGNRQKVALVAAFASDVDLLILDEPTSGLDPLMEEVFQSCVEEERDRGRTVLLSSHVLSEVEALCDRVSIIRLGRTVESGTLSALRHLTRTSVSAELAGAPGALGGLPGVHDLDIEGRRVKLQVDTEELDAVIRSLSASGIRSLTSTPPTLEELFLRHYSDREAMAR; translated from the coding sequence ATGACGAAGGCAATCACGGTCGCCGGACTGCACAAGTCGTTCGGCAGGACACACGCACTGGACGGCCTCGACCTGGCCGTCGAGGCCGGCGAGGTCCACGGCTTCCTCGGGCCCAACGGAGCCGGGAAGTCCACCGCCATCAGGGTGCTGCTCGGCCTGCTGCGCGCGGACTCCGGCGCGGCCCAGCTGCTCGGCGGGGACCCCTGGAAGGACGCGGTGGACCTGCACCGCCGGGTGGCCTACGTACCGGGGGACGTGACCCTGTGGCGCAACCTCTCCGGCGGTGAGGTCATCGACCTCTACGGCCGGCTGCGGGGCGGACTCGACACGGCACGGCGCGCGCGGCTCGTCGAGCGGTTCGAGCTGGACCCGACGAAGAAGGGCCGTACGTACTCCAAGGGCAACCGGCAGAAGGTGGCGCTGGTCGCCGCCTTCGCCTCCGACGTCGATCTGCTCATCCTGGACGAACCGACGTCAGGACTCGACCCGTTGATGGAGGAGGTCTTCCAGAGCTGCGTCGAGGAGGAGCGCGACCGGGGCAGGACCGTACTGCTCTCCAGCCATGTGCTCAGCGAGGTCGAGGCGCTGTGCGACCGGGTGAGCATCATCAGGCTCGGCCGAACCGTCGAGTCGGGCACGCTCTCCGCGCTGCGGCACCTGACCCGTACGAGCGTCAGCGCGGAACTGGCCGGTGCGCCGGGCGCGCTCGGCGGGCTGCCGGGCGTCCACGACCTCGACATCGAGGGACGGCGGGTCAAACTCCAGGTCGACACGGAGGAGTTGGACGCGGTGATCCGCTCGCTCTCCGCGTCGGGGATCCGCTCGCTGACCAGCACGCCGCCGACGCTGGAGGAGCTGTTCCTGCGCCACTACTCGGACCGTGAGGCGATGGCGCGATGA
- a CDS encoding ABC transporter permease, with translation MTTTAASPAALPQARRTGGSRQLASTRPLLRLALRRDRIMIPVWVVVLAGSYSSVAQSFTTLYDTAAKRADITHSMATNSSLRALYGPVFDDSIGGLTAWRITSFGTALAAVMSLLVVVRHTREEEETGRQEMLSSAMVGRRAPLTAALLTALIANTGLVLLITAVLAKNGQETAGSLALGLATGAVGMLFACTAAIVAQITENARLARGLSVAVIGAAFVLKAAGDASSTDGSSVLTWLSPIGWAENVRAYADERWWVLLLLLAAIGVQAVVAYVLTGRRDVGMSFLPARPGPAEGKLATAGGLAWRLQRGSLFGWGAGLLAAGVIFGGITDGAGDLVGDNQQTKDIIARMGGQQGLTDSFLAAMVGMLGMVTALYAVASVLRLNGEETTQRAEPVLAGPVGRLRWAAGHLLIAFGGAAVIMLLGGLGLALGYGHDLGPILGAALVQLPAIWTLAALAVLLYGVAPKAAPAGWAVAGLALALGWIGPALDLPRPVMNLSPFGHLPKLPGTEMTWTPVVTLTALAVVLVAGGLAGLRRRDMQT, from the coding sequence ATGACCACGACCGCGGCTTCTCCGGCCGCACTGCCGCAGGCGCGCCGCACCGGCGGCTCGCGTCAACTCGCCAGTACGCGACCGCTGTTGCGGCTCGCGCTGCGCCGCGACCGGATCATGATCCCGGTCTGGGTCGTGGTGCTGGCCGGTTCGTACTCGTCCGTCGCGCAGTCGTTCACCACGCTGTACGACACGGCCGCCAAACGCGCGGACATCACGCACTCGATGGCCACCAACAGCTCGCTCCGCGCCCTGTACGGACCGGTGTTCGACGATTCGATCGGCGGCCTCACGGCCTGGCGGATCACCAGCTTCGGCACGGCGCTGGCGGCCGTGATGAGCCTGCTCGTCGTCGTACGGCACACCCGCGAGGAAGAGGAGACGGGCCGTCAGGAAATGCTGTCCTCGGCGATGGTGGGGCGCCGGGCACCGCTCACGGCCGCGCTGCTCACCGCACTGATCGCCAACACCGGCCTGGTGCTGCTGATTACGGCGGTGCTCGCCAAGAACGGCCAGGAAACGGCCGGTTCACTGGCGCTGGGGCTCGCGACCGGCGCCGTGGGCATGCTGTTCGCCTGCACGGCGGCGATCGTCGCGCAGATCACCGAGAACGCACGGCTGGCGCGCGGCCTCTCGGTCGCGGTCATCGGCGCGGCGTTCGTCCTGAAGGCTGCGGGCGACGCGTCGTCCACGGACGGCTCGTCGGTGCTGACGTGGCTGTCGCCGATCGGCTGGGCGGAGAACGTACGCGCCTACGCCGACGAGCGGTGGTGGGTGCTGCTGCTCCTGCTGGCGGCGATCGGCGTGCAGGCGGTCGTGGCGTACGTCCTCACCGGCCGCCGCGACGTCGGCATGTCGTTCCTGCCGGCCCGTCCGGGCCCCGCCGAAGGCAAGCTGGCCACGGCGGGCGGGCTGGCCTGGCGGCTCCAGCGCGGCTCGCTGTTCGGCTGGGGCGCGGGGTTGCTGGCCGCCGGGGTCATCTTCGGCGGGATCACGGACGGCGCGGGCGATCTGGTCGGCGACAACCAGCAGACGAAGGACATCATCGCGAGGATGGGCGGCCAACAGGGCCTGACGGACTCGTTCCTGGCCGCGATGGTCGGCATGCTCGGGATGGTCACGGCGCTGTACGCGGTCGCCTCGGTGCTGCGGCTGAACGGCGAGGAGACGACCCAACGCGCGGAGCCGGTCCTCGCAGGTCCGGTCGGCCGGCTGCGCTGGGCGGCGGGGCATCTGCTGATCGCGTTCGGCGGAGCCGCCGTGATCATGCTGCTGGGCGGCCTCGGCCTGGCCCTCGGCTACGGCCACGACCTGGGGCCGATCCTGGGCGCCGCGCTGGTCCAGCTCCCCGCGATCTGGACGCTGGCCGCACTCGCCGTACTGCTGTACGGCGTGGCCCCGAAGGCGGCGCCGGCGGGCTGGGCGGTGGCGGGTCTGGCCCTGGCACTGGGCTGGATCGGCCCGGCACTCGACCTGCCCCGGCCGGTGATGAACCTGTCCCCCTTCGGCCACCTCCCGAAGCTGCCGGGCACGGAGATGACGTGGACGCCGGTCGTGACACTGACGGCGCTCGCGGTGGTGCTGGTGGCGGGGGGCCTGGCGGGGCTGCGGCGACGGGACATGCAGACCTGA
- a CDS encoding Uma2 family endonuclease codes for MAERSTQMTVTEFEKFAAAESETVRLEFIGGRIGVKKVADGDHGAIIMWLLRQCMQARPDLDLDTMQGLRVEEYREGRARPGASLAPVAHFAGQGEWADPDGVLMTLEVTSYDSDTGRRDREEKPAAYAAAGIPVYLLIDRDTCVITVHSNPDQATGDYRDTRKTPFGERLVLPDPVGFELDTETLKNFVR; via the coding sequence ATGGCAGAGCGCTCGACCCAAATGACGGTGACCGAGTTCGAGAAGTTCGCCGCCGCAGAGTCCGAGACCGTCAGGCTGGAATTCATCGGCGGGCGGATCGGAGTCAAGAAGGTGGCGGACGGAGACCACGGGGCGATCATCATGTGGTTGTTGCGCCAGTGCATGCAGGCGCGGCCGGACCTCGACCTGGACACCATGCAGGGACTGCGGGTCGAGGAGTACCGGGAGGGGCGAGCGCGTCCGGGCGCCTCGCTCGCGCCCGTCGCACACTTCGCCGGACAGGGGGAGTGGGCGGACCCCGACGGGGTGCTGATGACCCTGGAGGTGACTTCGTACGACTCGGACACCGGCCGCCGGGACCGCGAGGAGAAGCCGGCCGCGTACGCGGCCGCCGGTATCCCGGTATATTTGCTGATCGACCGTGACACATGCGTCATCACCGTGCACAGCAACCCGGACCAGGCCACAGGTGACTACCGCGACACGCGTAAGACCCCCTTCGGGGAGAGGCTCGTGCTGCCGGACCCCGTAGGTTTCGAGCTCGACACCGAGACGCTCAAGAACTTCGTGCGCTGA
- a CDS encoding response regulator, giving the protein MTIRVLIVDDQVMVREGFSVLLNAMPDIEVVGEAVNGREAVTQVAALHPDVVLMDIRMPELNGIDATREIVAADAAAKVLVLTTFDLDEYVYQALRAGASGFLLKDASARQLADGVRVVASGEALLAPTVTRRLITEFSRLAETPRAPALARVGDLTERETEVLVLIAQGLSNAEIAEHLVVAESTIKTHVSRVLVKLGLRDRTQAAVFAYEARLVTPG; this is encoded by the coding sequence GTGACGATCCGGGTGCTGATCGTCGACGACCAGGTGATGGTCCGCGAGGGTTTCTCCGTACTGCTGAACGCGATGCCGGACATCGAGGTGGTGGGCGAGGCGGTGAACGGCCGCGAGGCCGTCACCCAGGTCGCCGCGCTCCACCCCGACGTGGTGCTGATGGACATCCGCATGCCGGAACTGAACGGCATCGACGCGACCCGCGAGATCGTCGCGGCGGACGCGGCGGCGAAGGTGCTGGTCCTGACCACGTTCGACCTGGACGAGTACGTCTACCAGGCGCTGCGCGCCGGCGCTTCCGGCTTCCTGCTGAAGGACGCGTCGGCGCGGCAACTGGCCGACGGCGTACGGGTGGTGGCGTCCGGCGAGGCACTGCTCGCCCCCACGGTCACCCGCCGCCTGATCACGGAGTTCTCCCGCCTGGCGGAAACACCCCGCGCCCCGGCGCTGGCCCGGGTCGGTGACCTGACGGAGCGCGAGACGGAGGTGCTGGTGCTGATCGCCCAGGGCCTGTCGAACGCGGAGATCGCGGAGCACCTGGTGGTGGCGGAGTCCACGATCAAGACGCATGTGAGCCGCGTCCTGGTGAAGCTCGGCCTGCGGGACCGCACGCAGGCGGCGGTGTTCGCGTACGAGGCGCGGCTGGTGACGCCGGGGTGA
- a CDS encoding sensor histidine kinase: MTETDTGKTRSPEFRLAADTVAGLRQGLFHDAFAYRPLAPLRPDGPLVRRLPDRIRDGAVWTPHAVIMFGALMVLFVGLGSGSPLLGLVAAAPVVLTLARPVGAWWLALGVSALTYLFYPDGGMPWTPACFGAYLIVITVVAARTRPRTAAWMWVLTAVYGLFAEAFLSRGYYGASTAAPMLFVSALSLLTVTALHIRRNAVQEVAAQQSVTAVERDRRTLLEERTTIARELHDVVAHHMSVVAIQAEAAPYRVENPPPELEQAFVTIRENAVAALTELRRVLGVVRAEDYQAPDAPQPTLAELDGLLANVGEAGLTVRKTITGAVRELPQGVELSAYRIVQEALSNTLRHAPGSTADVEVSYVLGGLGLRIVNTPPQGPVKPSPGAGHGITGMRERVTMLNGEMTAEPTEDGGYEVTAFIPVPKAERDETPQRGEASS; this comes from the coding sequence GTGACCGAGACAGATACCGGGAAGACCCGGAGCCCCGAGTTCCGCCTGGCCGCCGACACCGTCGCCGGTCTGCGCCAGGGCCTCTTCCACGACGCATTCGCCTACCGGCCGCTGGCGCCGCTGCGGCCGGACGGCCCGCTCGTCAGGAGGCTGCCGGACCGGATACGCGACGGCGCCGTCTGGACGCCGCACGCGGTGATCATGTTCGGCGCGCTGATGGTGCTGTTCGTCGGCCTCGGCTCCGGGTCGCCGTTGCTCGGCCTGGTCGCCGCGGCGCCCGTGGTGCTCACGCTGGCCAGGCCGGTGGGCGCCTGGTGGCTGGCGCTCGGGGTCTCGGCGCTGACGTACCTGTTCTACCCCGACGGCGGGATGCCGTGGACGCCCGCCTGCTTCGGCGCGTACCTCATCGTGATCACCGTGGTCGCGGCCCGTACCCGCCCGCGCACCGCCGCCTGGATGTGGGTGCTGACCGCGGTGTACGGGCTGTTCGCCGAGGCATTCCTCAGCCGGGGGTACTACGGCGCGTCGACGGCAGCGCCCATGCTCTTCGTCTCCGCGCTCTCCCTGCTGACCGTCACGGCGCTGCACATCCGCAGGAACGCGGTGCAGGAGGTCGCGGCCCAGCAGAGCGTCACAGCGGTGGAACGCGACCGGCGCACGCTGCTGGAGGAGCGCACCACCATCGCGCGCGAACTGCACGACGTGGTCGCGCACCACATGTCGGTCGTCGCGATCCAGGCCGAGGCGGCCCCGTACCGGGTCGAGAACCCGCCGCCCGAACTGGAGCAGGCGTTCGTCACGATCCGCGAGAACGCCGTGGCGGCGCTGACGGAGCTGCGCCGCGTGCTGGGCGTCGTACGGGCCGAGGACTACCAGGCGCCCGACGCCCCGCAGCCCACCCTGGCCGAGCTGGACGGGCTGCTGGCGAACGTCGGCGAGGCGGGTCTGACCGTACGCAAGACGATCACCGGCGCGGTGCGGGAGCTGCCGCAGGGCGTGGAGCTGTCGGCGTACCGCATCGTCCAGGAGGCGCTCAGCAACACGCTGCGGCACGCGCCGGGCTCGACGGCGGACGTCGAGGTCAGTTACGTGCTCGGCGGGCTGGGCCTGCGGATCGTGAACACGCCGCCGCAGGGGCCGGTCAAGCCGTCGCCGGGGGCGGGACACGGGATCACCGGGATGCGGGAGCGGGTGACGATGCTGAACGGCGAGATGACGGCGGAGCCGACGGAGGACGGCGGCTACGAGGTGACGGCGTTCATCCCGGTCCCGAAGGCCGAGCGGGACGAGACCCCGCAGCGTGGGGAGGCGTCGTCGTGA
- a CDS encoding SDR family oxidoreductase: MTNHANAASSINNGKTDDPQTVLVTGATGTVGRQVVAELLRRGHTVRALTRDPARAAAAGLPAEVEIVRGDLTDPAGLGPALDGATGLHLITFGGDLFASLETGLEIAELAEKSGVRRATVLFGGGQTPLQQAVEASGLDWTVLMPVEFMANALEWAGTIRAEDTVREPFADRQSAMVHEADIGAVAAVALTEEGHGGHRYLLTGPEVLTVRDKTEALAAARGQAITLVELTEWEARERWIADGKPREVVDFLLGVFADTPPEGRTVVGTVEEITGRPARTFAQWAREHAAEFGGRGGA, translated from the coding sequence ATGACCAACCACGCGAATGCCGCCAGCAGTATCAACAACGGCAAAACGGATGATCCGCAGACCGTGCTCGTCACCGGCGCGACCGGCACCGTCGGCCGTCAGGTCGTCGCCGAACTGCTGCGCCGGGGCCACACCGTACGCGCGCTGACCCGTGACCCGGCGCGGGCTGCGGCGGCGGGTCTGCCCGCCGAGGTCGAGATCGTACGGGGCGACCTCACCGACCCGGCGGGCCTCGGTCCCGCCCTGGACGGCGCCACCGGGCTGCATCTGATCACCTTCGGCGGCGACCTGTTCGCCTCGCTGGAGACCGGGCTCGAGATCGCCGAACTGGCGGAGAAGTCCGGGGTCCGCCGGGCCACCGTCCTCTTCGGCGGCGGCCAGACCCCGCTCCAGCAGGCCGTCGAGGCCAGCGGGCTCGACTGGACCGTACTGATGCCGGTCGAGTTCATGGCCAACGCGCTGGAGTGGGCCGGCACCATCCGCGCCGAGGACACCGTGCGCGAACCGTTCGCGGACCGGCAGAGCGCCATGGTCCACGAGGCGGACATCGGGGCCGTCGCCGCGGTCGCGCTGACCGAGGAGGGCCACGGCGGCCATCGGTATCTGCTCACCGGGCCCGAGGTGCTCACCGTCCGGGACAAGACGGAGGCGCTGGCGGCGGCGCGTGGGCAGGCGATCACGCTCGTGGAGCTGACCGAGTGGGAGGCGCGCGAGCGCTGGATCGCGGACGGGAAGCCGCGTGAGGTGGTCGATTTCCTGCTGGGCGTCTTCGCCGACACGCCGCCGGAGGGACGCACGGTCGTCGGGACCGTCGAGGAGATCACGGGCCGGCCGGCGCGCACGTTCGCGCAGTGGGCGCGGGAGCACGCGGCGGAGTTCGGGGGACGCGGCGGCGCGTGA